The following coding sequences lie in one Hippopotamus amphibius kiboko isolate mHipAmp2 chromosome 17, mHipAmp2.hap2, whole genome shotgun sequence genomic window:
- the CSF3 gene encoding granulocyte colony-stimulating factor, with product MKLTALQLLLWHSALWTVQEATPVSPASSLPQSFLLKCLEQVRKIQADGAELQERLCTTHKLCHPEELVLLGHTLGIPQASLSSCSSQALHLTGCLSQLHSGLFLYQGLLQALAGVSPELAPTLDILQLDVTDFATNIWLQMEDLGMAPAVQPTQGTMPTFTSAFQRRAGGVLVASKLQSFLELAYRVLRYLAEP from the exons ATGAAGCTGACGG CCCTGCAGCTGCTGCTCTGGCACAGTGCGCTCTGGACAGTGCAAGAAGCCACCCCGGTCAGCCCTGCCAGCTCCCTGCCCCAGAGCTTCCTGCTCAAGTGCTTAGAGCAAGTGAGGAAAATCCAGGCTGATGGCGCCGAGCTGCAGGAGAGGCTG TGCACCACCCACAAGCTGTGCCACCCCGAGGAGCTGGTGCTGCTCGGGCACACTCTGGGCATCCCCCAGGCTTCCCTGAGCAGCTGCTCCAGCCAGGCCCTGCATCTG ACAGGCTGCCTGAGTCAACTGCACAGCGGCCTCTTCCTCTACCAGGGCCTCCTGCAGGCCCTGGCGGGGGTCTCCCCAGAGTTGGCCCCCACCTTGGACATACTGCAGCTGGACGTCACCGACTTTGCCACCAACATCTGGCTGCAG ATGGAAGACCTGGGGATGGCCCCTGCCGTGCAGCCCACCCAGGGCACCATGCCGACCTTCACCTCGGCCTTCCAGCGCCGGGCAGGAGGGGTCCTGGTTGCCTCCAAGCTGCAGAGCTTCCTGGAGCTGGCTTACCGTGTCCTGCGCTACCTTGCCGAGCCCTGA